A region of Shewanella khirikhana DNA encodes the following proteins:
- a CDS encoding type II toxin-antitoxin system PemK/MazF family toxin, which produces MSYTPKRGDIVWVDFDPSAGHEQAHHRPALVLSPEPFNKQIQLALVAPITSRVRGHGFEVAVDTDKTKGVVLCQQVKTIDYAARGIKFIEKAPVAVLNEVLAKVRVLVS; this is translated from the coding sequence ATGAGTTACACCCCAAAGCGAGGCGACATTGTTTGGGTCGATTTTGATCCATCAGCGGGGCACGAGCAGGCGCATCATCGTCCCGCTCTGGTGCTGTCGCCCGAGCCGTTCAACAAGCAAATTCAACTTGCTCTAGTCGCTCCCATTACCTCCAGAGTAAGGGGGCATGGTTTCGAGGTGGCTGTAGATACCGATAAGACCAAAGGTGTTGTTTTGTGTCAACAAGTCAAGACTATTGACTATGCGGCAAGGGGCATCAAGTTTATCGAAAAAGCCCCGGTTGCGGTGCTAAATGAAGTGCTTGCAAAAGTGCGAGTGTTGGTCAGTTAA
- a CDS encoding type II toxin-antitoxin system HigB family toxin: MRVVSRATLRDFWEQPGYQDSEQPLKSWYEEAKCATWRNPQEIKAQYRNASFVGNNRVVFNIHGNKYRLIVAVKYDFSMVYVRFVGTHAEYDSVDATTI; encoded by the coding sequence ATGAGAGTTGTTTCAAGAGCGACACTGCGGGATTTTTGGGAGCAGCCCGGTTACCAAGATAGCGAACAACCGCTCAAATCGTGGTACGAGGAAGCGAAATGTGCCACTTGGCGAAATCCGCAGGAAATTAAAGCCCAATACCGTAATGCCAGCTTTGTAGGCAACAACCGAGTGGTGTTCAACATACACGGCAACAAGTATCGTCTGATAGTGGCGGTGAAGTACGATTTTTCAATGGTTTATGTTCGCTTTGTCGGTACTCATGCAGAGTATGACAGCGTTGATGCAACCACAATTTAG
- a CDS encoding helix-turn-helix domain-containing protein, translating into MQINPIRTVADNKAALKRIEQLFDAEPNTPDGDELEILITLVTAFEDAQFSIEAPDPIAAIRFRMEQQGLVDADMVPFLGQRSRVSEVLNRQRRLSLSMIRKLNEGLKIPLECLIKDYQLVKTAATK; encoded by the coding sequence ATGCAAATAAATCCAATTAGAACAGTGGCAGATAACAAAGCTGCACTAAAGCGCATTGAGCAGCTTTTTGACGCAGAGCCAAATACGCCGGATGGGGACGAGTTAGAGATATTGATCACGCTGGTGACTGCTTTTGAGGATGCCCAATTTTCGATTGAAGCACCAGATCCCATCGCGGCTATTCGATTCCGAATGGAGCAGCAAGGACTCGTTGACGCTGATATGGTGCCATTCCTTGGGCAGCGTAGTCGGGTTTCAGAAGTACTAAACCGTCAGCGTAGGTTAAGCCTCAGCATGATCCGCAAGTTAAATGAGGGGTTAAAAATCCCTTTGGAATGCTTGATAAAAGATTATCAACTGGTTAAGACAGCAGCCACCAAATGA
- a CDS encoding trypsin-like serine protease yields MKKALIALSLLGLSNPGTAIENGTPVDWTAHDDMVKINCTGTLIGGKWVLTAMHCDPNSHQGVTTVNGLINVESVINNPSTDYALDIGLWKLSSAAETKNIRFLSSRNIEAGERIKITGFGAGAGLQALAYAEQIALPPTEARPEWITLKMDGNGNTVPGDSGAPYTDSNGRIVGIHKAGGIDAETGINAKGSRLHYAKDWVLETINAWHFPTLANTPTSGGSVTIEVQSLHADAFIDNATASGDATITGGTCFGATVQPFDICTYTVASNGYEGTVTLDGEQKITINKGRTKPITPPTPPSDSSSGGSLGFVSLIALAGFGLARRKILAK; encoded by the coding sequence ATGAAAAAAGCACTCATTGCACTGAGTTTGCTCGGGCTATCTAATCCCGGCACCGCAATTGAAAATGGCACCCCCGTAGATTGGACTGCTCATGATGACATGGTGAAGATTAACTGCACTGGTACCCTTATTGGCGGAAAATGGGTACTCACAGCGATGCACTGCGATCCAAATTCGCATCAGGGAGTCACCACGGTAAACGGATTGATTAACGTTGAAAGCGTCATTAACAATCCCAGCACCGACTATGCCCTTGATATTGGGCTGTGGAAATTAAGCAGCGCCGCTGAGACAAAAAATATCAGGTTCTTATCCTCCCGAAACATTGAAGCCGGCGAGCGGATCAAGATCACCGGTTTTGGGGCTGGTGCTGGCCTCCAGGCACTGGCATATGCGGAGCAAATCGCACTGCCGCCGACGGAGGCGCGGCCAGAGTGGATCACGTTAAAAATGGATGGAAACGGTAATACCGTTCCCGGCGATTCCGGCGCCCCGTATACAGATTCGAACGGCCGAATAGTTGGTATACACAAAGCAGGCGGTATAGATGCTGAAACGGGAATTAACGCCAAAGGATCACGCTTACACTATGCAAAAGACTGGGTTTTAGAAACCATCAACGCCTGGCACTTTCCCACGTTGGCCAACACGCCAACCTCTGGCGGCTCGGTCACTATCGAGGTGCAAAGCCTACACGCGGATGCATTTATTGATAACGCCACCGCCAGCGGCGACGCCACTATCACAGGCGGCACCTGTTTTGGTGCGACTGTCCAGCCTTTCGATATTTGTACGTATACCGTGGCCAGCAACGGCTATGAGGGCACTGTCACGCTCGATGGTGAGCAAAAAATCACGATTAACAAGGGTCGCACAAAGCCTATTACGCCACCGACACCGCCATCAGATAGCAGCTCCGGTGGCTCTCTCGGATTCGTTTCACTCATTGCACTGGCGGGATTTGGGTTGGCTCGGAGAAAAATACTTGCCAAGTGA
- the traF gene encoding conjugative transfer signal peptidase TraF yields the protein MKKATALLLFVMLFSVTASLAYFMGIRINTSQSYPPGVYVVSTAPTYEKNDLVLFCPPNTAIITEAIKRGYIDTGRCDSGTVPIMKRIVGLAGDYVEFTPTITINHSILPDSIRLHADGANRPLPQLPPFTVSDNAFFAYSDHAPRNSFDSRYFGEVPTSNIIGTIRPLMLFPI from the coding sequence TTGAAAAAAGCCACCGCCCTACTTCTATTTGTGATGCTATTTTCCGTCACCGCGTCACTAGCGTACTTCATGGGAATAAGAATAAATACGAGCCAGTCATATCCCCCTGGGGTGTACGTTGTTTCAACCGCCCCCACCTACGAAAAAAATGATTTGGTTCTGTTTTGTCCACCCAATACCGCCATTATTACCGAGGCCATAAAGCGAGGCTATATCGATACTGGCCGCTGTGACAGCGGCACAGTGCCCATCATGAAACGGATTGTCGGTTTGGCTGGGGATTATGTCGAGTTCACCCCAACTATCACAATCAATCACTCGATATTACCTGATTCGATTCGATTACACGCCGACGGCGCAAATAGGCCATTGCCGCAACTCCCACCTTTTACGGTATCCGATAATGCATTTTTCGCCTATTCAGACCACGCCCCCAGGAACTCGTTTGATAGCCGCTATTTCGGTGAAGTACCTACGTCAAACATCATCGGCACCATCCGCCCTTTAATGCTGTTTCCGATTTAA
- a CDS encoding GspE/PulE family protein → MALSDGTVLTSDFNAKKIAQIREYISASKTLHNGSLFGKPTTVKKVTTSEIEHYLSQLESQSNGIHDTSITDSEPSKRLHDYLQSGVDNRCSDMHIEVHENSTVIYARVDGRRILLSEIPDPSYGEQLFSYIFNSKATEKDADYVAKDANNGHVEEMLLCSEVTHDTHDVNKVLRNTSWRVAYVPAKRGGRCTMRWLDASSTIPKLDEMGWTNGHVAVLRDYLEKPSGVCIISGKTGSGKTTVLASALNEIPPERSVVTLEDPPEFPLAKAIQIQIKPNMPVKEGSEEMLGFGYYSKQTLRHDVDVEMHGEIRDKTGAMELTRKGETGQLMFTTLHTSSATGIAHTLTEQMHVPAAVIAAPELMRLWIYQTLVRKVCPHCCLTAEQAADYYQDRSENNVLYWLNHIEQLCEGETQGIRFRDPSGCKHCTEGERGRTALVEMIVLDDEDRAFIIKKDYLGWKTALKEKGFRDVRDHAISKIKAGLIDVVTASKKVNNLLPITSADVYKTFEM, encoded by the coding sequence GTGGCATTGTCTGACGGCACCGTTCTGACCAGCGACTTCAACGCAAAAAAAATCGCTCAGATCCGGGAGTATATTTCAGCGTCAAAAACGCTTCACAACGGCTCGTTGTTTGGTAAACCAACAACAGTAAAAAAGGTCACAACCTCGGAAATTGAGCACTACCTGAGCCAGCTCGAATCACAATCCAATGGCATCCATGATACGAGCATAACCGATTCTGAGCCGTCAAAACGCTTACACGATTATCTACAATCCGGGGTGGACAACCGCTGCTCTGACATGCACATCGAAGTGCATGAAAATAGCACTGTCATTTATGCACGGGTTGATGGTCGGCGCATATTGTTATCCGAAATCCCCGATCCCTCCTACGGAGAACAGCTGTTTTCATACATTTTCAACTCAAAAGCGACTGAAAAAGATGCTGATTATGTCGCCAAAGACGCTAACAACGGGCATGTGGAGGAAATGCTCCTTTGTAGTGAGGTCACACATGACACTCATGACGTAAACAAAGTCCTGCGCAACACCAGTTGGCGGGTTGCTTACGTCCCGGCGAAACGCGGGGGACGCTGCACAATGCGGTGGCTGGATGCCAGTTCAACTATCCCGAAACTGGATGAGATGGGATGGACGAATGGCCATGTTGCCGTATTGCGCGATTATCTGGAAAAGCCGTCAGGGGTTTGCATTATCTCGGGTAAAACCGGGTCTGGTAAGACGACCGTTCTCGCATCCGCGTTAAATGAAATCCCGCCGGAACGCAGTGTCGTCACGCTCGAAGACCCCCCCGAATTTCCCTTGGCAAAAGCCATTCAAATCCAAATCAAACCCAATATGCCGGTGAAGGAGGGAAGCGAAGAAATGTTGGGGTTTGGCTACTACTCGAAACAGACCCTGCGCCATGACGTTGATGTTGAAATGCACGGCGAAATTCGTGACAAAACCGGCGCAATGGAGCTAACACGCAAGGGGGAAACCGGGCAATTGATGTTTACCACCCTGCATACATCATCAGCAACGGGCATTGCACACACCCTCACGGAACAAATGCACGTCCCTGCCGCCGTGATAGCCGCCCCTGAACTAATGCGGCTTTGGATTTACCAAACGCTGGTTAGAAAAGTATGCCCTCATTGCTGCCTGACCGCAGAACAAGCGGCCGACTATTACCAAGACCGGTCCGAAAACAACGTGTTGTACTGGCTCAATCACATTGAGCAGCTCTGCGAGGGGGAAACCCAAGGTATCCGGTTTAGGGATCCGTCAGGTTGCAAGCACTGTACTGAGGGGGAGCGCGGACGTACCGCACTGGTCGAAATGATCGTGCTCGATGATGAAGATAGAGCGTTCATCATCAAAAAAGACTATCTCGGCTGGAAAACGGCCCTGAAAGAAAAAGGATTTCGTGATGTAAGAGACCATGCGATCAGCAAGATAAAGGCGGGCTTAATTGATGTGGTCACAGCATCAAAGAAGGTCAATAACCTGCTCCCAATCACGTCGGCGGACGTCTATAAAACATTTGAAATGTGA
- a CDS encoding AbrB/MazE/SpoVT family DNA-binding domain-containing protein, translated as MQTSIKKWGNSAGAIIPAAVLKKAGFGMGDQVEIEVVQGRIVMSPATPTFTLDELLNASPKGAFELDSEDTQWLSSSPVGKEEI; from the coding sequence ATGCAAACCAGCATCAAAAAATGGGGTAACTCTGCCGGAGCAATTATTCCTGCTGCCGTGTTAAAGAAGGCCGGATTCGGTATGGGGGATCAAGTTGAAATAGAGGTTGTCCAAGGGCGTATTGTGATGAGCCCTGCAACCCCTACCTTCACTCTTGATGAATTGCTCAATGCCAGTCCGAAAGGGGCTTTTGAACTTGATTCAGAAGATACTCAATGGCTGAGTTCGTCACCTGTCGGCAAGGAAGAAATCTGA